Genomic window (Candidatus Ozemobacteraceae bacterium):
CCCTCGGACGATGCGGGTCAAAGCCCGGACGATCATGGCAAGATTCTGGCGGTATCTATTGTGTGGTGACTACAATAGTATTCAGGGGCAGTTGAACGCAGTCAGGGCGCTGTTCGGGCAAAAATACATCGGTATGCACCACCAGCGCGAAACCCTCATCCGGTTTCGCGGCCAGACCGGCCAGGGTTATGTATTTTGGGATATAGATCCTTTCAGCAGCGAGGGCGGGTTGCTCTTCGCATGCTGGGACCCGCCTTCGCCCATCACTCTTCTCCGCCATGCCCTTCCCGGGCTGCATCTTCCGCCGGGAGCCCGGCTGTTCGCCCAGCACCGTGACGGGGTTCTCATCCCTCTCTGGGGCGACCCGGCCTCGGCGGCCATGGAACTGCTGCCTCATGCGGTTGCAGCCGGTCATCATCCCTTCCAGCGGCTAGACGACCGTACCTGGCTTCGCATGTCCGCCGGTGATTACACCTACTTTCTCGGCGTCGTGGAATCTCCTCTTGATGGGCCGCTCACACGGCTTCCGGCGCATGCGTTCATCTTTCTCGCCGGGTTCGCAGGGTTGCTCTGGGGAATCCGGTGGATCGTGCTGGGGCGCGATACCTGGGTGTCGATTCGCGTAAAGCTGCTGCTGCTCTTTCTGTATGCTTTGGCCATCCCTTTCATGGTGATTCTCGCCCTCTCCTACAGCACGTTCCTCGAAACCCGCCGGAGTATGATCGAGGATGCCCGCAAAGCGGGAGAGGATGCGCTCAAATCCGCCGATGACGGGTTTCTGTATGAGCCCCAGAGATTCCGAAGGTACATGGACGTCTATCGACAGCAGTTCCGGCAGCCTGCCTCGCTTGGACGGTTCCAGCAGCTGACCGCGATCGGCCTGGCCCGCCAGCATTTCCAGGAGCTGGCCTTGCGTGACGGGAGCGGGAAAGTGTTCATCGAAGCCGGCGGCCAGATGACCAGGGATGCCATCACGACCCGTGTCATGGACCAGATGTTCCGGGATGCGGCGCAGCAGTATGTGCCGGACCGGACCATCCAGACGGCCGAGCCGCCGAAAGCCGCCCTGAACGATTACATCGTTGAATCGATCACGGAAAGCAGCGAGATCGGCATTTCCGAGATCCTGAACTCGCCCGGAGGCGTGCGGGAACTGGTTTTTCCGAAGTTCGAGGTGTTCCTGTACTGGGATTTTTATTCCGAGCCTGACAGCCCAGCTGTTTTCATCGCCGGGTCCATTCCCAAGCTGAAAGTGCAACAGCGGTATCTTCAGCGGACATTCCTGACGCCACGGTCTCCGGGAGATCGTGGGATCCGTCTCTTTGCCGTCGAAGATGCGAGCGACCGCTGGAGTCCCGAGCCTGGGAGAAGCTCTGCAGACCTGCGATTTCTCGCCCTGCGGGTTCGCCAGGCGCAGGATGTCCAAGTCGACCGGCTCACCTGGCAGGGGCGCCCCTGGATCGCCGTCGGCCAGCCGGGCAGACAGCTTCAGGGGTATTCCCTGATCGCCCTGGTTCCCGAAGAGCCCATCCGGAAAACGCTTGCGGAGCTTCGCGGCACGATTTATCTCGGCCTGCTGGCAGCGTTCGTGATCACCCTGCTGCTGGGCTGGGTGCTTGCCGACACCTTCCTCGGCCCGATCGGAGGCCTGGGGCGCGGCCTGCTGGCGCTGAAGGCCCAGGACACGAAGTTCCGTCTCACGACCTTTCAGAAAGACGAGCTGGGCGATCTGTCTCATACCTTCAACGAGATGATGGAGACCCTCCAGGAGATGAACGCTGGGAAGCAGGTGCAGGAACAGCTGTTCCCCAAGGCACCCCTGACGCTGGGCGAGTTCCGCGTCACGGGCCTCTCGCGCCCGGCCACCCACCTTGGCGGCGACTACTTCGATTATGCGAAGATCAGCGAAGACCAGCTCCTGGTGCTGGTCGGCGATGTCACCGGCCACGGCATTCCGGCCGCGCTGATCATGGCCATGTCCAAGGCCATCGTCACCTCGTTCGCCGGCCCGACGTCGACGCCGGAAGACCTGCTGACCAGGCTGAACGCCACCATCACCTCGGTCATGCGCCGCAAGCGGCTGATGACCTTGTGCCTTCTCTGGGTGGACACCTCCAGCGGGGAGATCCGCTATTTCCAGCATGGGCATCCGCCTCTGCTGCTGTGGCGGCCCGACGGCACGGCGGAGATCGTCGAGGCGAAGGGATTGCCAGTCGGGGTGGGGCAGACGTTCAAGGTTCAGCCGGTTTCCGTTGTGTTGAATCCCGGCGAACGGCTGGTGATGTACACGGACGGCCTTGTGGAATCGCTGGGGACCGGCGTCGGCAACGATCTGTTCATCGAATTCCAGAAGTTCGTTGCCGGTCAGGCATGGCGGCCGCTGGACGAAGCCTGCTCGGGACTCCTCCAGGAGCACCCCTTCACGAAGACCGGCGCGGCACAACCCGACGACTTCACCATCGTCATTCTCGAGCGTGCGGCCCCTTCTTCGGAACGCGCTTCCTGAGGTTCATTGCGCCAGTTCCCCGGCGGAAAAGCGGCGCCGCGTCGGGGCGATCTTCATCAGGGGCGGGCCGATTCCCGATCGGGACCGCCGGTTTCCTCTACGTACAGGCTCCCTGCGCAGCACTCGATGACCTTGATGCGACTGCCCTTCTTCAGAAACCCTTGTCGGGTCGTGACATCCAGCTTCCGCCCATCGAAATCGGCTTTCCCTGACGGCCGGAGGTCCGTGGCCGCGACGCCTTCGCATCCCAGAAGGGAAGACAGATCGGGAGCGGCCACGTAGCCCTCTTCGCTCGTCATCTTGTGATTGAGGGCAAGCCAGCGCGACAGGACGCGGGGAAAGACGAACATGGTGAAGCATTTTCCCAGAAGCGTCGTGACGAGTAGGACCTCGAGCCAGAACATCCCGTCCATCTCAGGAGCCCGCGATCATTTGAGAACCGCCCAGGCGATGAAGCCGAAGAACGCGAGCACGAGCATGAGAACGAGCAGGGCGACCCAGCCCGGAATCTGAATGTTCGAAAGGTCCGCGGCGTTGGCGTTCAATGGGCGATGCGCCGAAGTAATGTTCACCTTGCCTGCCACTCCCGGCGTGATGTCATGAATATGTTCCGCTGTTCCCGGAACCAGCCGGCACTCAATGATCTTCGCGAGCGTCTCGGCCCGCTTGTTCAGAGCGGCGAGTTCGGATTCCCGGACCGAATCGCTGAACGCATGGATCTTGCCGCCCCGGTCGACGAGCAAAATCTGGTATTCATACCAGCGCGAATGTTTTGAGTGATGGATCGAACCATTGACGACGACCGCGTCGATGGCGGAGAACCGGAGATACTCGGTCACGGAGCGGATCATGGCAAGCTCGAAATGATAGAAGACCGCCTTCCGCTGCCGATCGACGATGTAGAAGTTGTCGGTGAACTTGCGCAGGGCGATGAAGACTCCGAGCGCGAGAAGCCCGGTCGGCAGATACTTCAGGAATGTCGGGTCGGGCGGCGTGTGCTTGCCGCCGATGAAGCCGATCTGGAGAATGAAGAAGCAGCCCACGCCCGACATGAATGCCAGGGCCGTCCAGGCAGATTCGAGAGGGGTGTCGAGGTCGACCTTCACCGTTTTCGGGAGAAGGGTGTCAAGATCCTGGTTGTTCGATGGTATCTGCATCCGTGCCGTTCCTCCCCGTTCCGCCATTGTAGACCGTTTTCTGGCCCTGCTCAACAGGCCTCTTCAGCGGCGGCGGCGAATTTGATACAATAAGACGTCGGCCGGGGCAATCCGTAGGAGGATTGCCCCGTTTGTGAAAACGGCCCGGCGCCGGTCGCACGCTCGGGCGCGTCGCTTGAAAGGAGCGAGTATGAAACGGTTGTGGTTCGCTGGAATCCTGGTCGCGGCTGTGATGTTCTTCGGACAAAGCCTCTGGGCCATGACGGCCGACGAGGTGCTGCAGGGCGTCGAGGACCGGTACGTCGGCAAAACATCGAAGGCCGACACCGACATGGTACTGATCTCCGCCGACGGCGGCAAGCGGACCCGCAAGCTCGACATCTACCGGCAGAAGGCCGACAACGACAACAAGGACAACTTCATCCACTTCCTGTCGCCGGCCGACATCAAGGACACGACCTACCTCGTGAACGAGAAGAACCGCCAGCGCGAAAAGCGCATCTACCTCTCGGCGATGAAGAACATCCGGCGCATCGTTTCCGACGATTACGGCATGGCCTTCGTTTCCAGCGACTTCACCTACGAAGATATGGATGACATCCACGCCTCCGACTACGCCTGCTCGAACCTGCGCGAGGAAAAGCTTGGCGAGGAGGCCGTCTGGGTCATCGACACCGTGAAGAAAGACGGCAAGACCAGCTACGCGAAGACCAACCTCTATGTCTCGAAAGACAAGATGGTCATCCTGAAAGCCGTCATGTACGACAAGAAAAACCCCGAAAAGGCGATCAAGGAAATGGTCGCGTCGAATCTCGAGAAGATCCAGGACATCTGGACGCCCAGGCTGGTCGAGATGAAGGACTTGCGCAAGAACACCTCGACCCAGCTCAAGATCAACGACATCAAATACGACATCCAGCTTGACGCCGAAACCTTCAGCGAACGCAACATGAAGAAAAGCTGATTCCCGTTCCGCCCCCCAATCCCGATCGCGCCCGACGGCACGGTTGGGATTTTTCTTTCCGTCCGTTTCGGCGAATTTCGGAGTCTGGGGAGAAATGCCGATGAGAGAGGTGAGAAAGACTCTGGAGGCAGACCACGCTCGACGTGTCGTTGGTTCCATTCGCCGGTCCGCACCGTTCGGAACGGCGGTGCGCAGCCATTTCCGGTAGCCGCCGGTCGGGGAAACGGCTTGCCGTGATTCTCTGCGCCCTTCTGGTTGTCGTGCTGCCCGCGCTGGTCGGTATCCGCGCTTCTGCCGGAATCGCCGCCACGGGCGCGGATATGGCTTCGACGGTGCCGGGCGCTCGCGAGGTGTTCCAGATGCCGCGCATCGTCATCGAGAAGGGCGACGACGGAGCGCCCCCGACGGTCGTCGCGCCGGTCGCGCCCGAGCCCGAGGAAAAGCCCGTGAAGCGGCCGACGATCACCGGCCGGCACTCCTGGAAATACAACACGTTCTCTTCCTACGACCAGCTTCGCATCGATCTCGAGCAGGAAGGCGCGAAGGGGCAGAAGGCGCTCGTCAGCATCAACGGCCTCTACTACCAGGAGGAGGACAACAAATCCTGGAGTTCGTATCTCGGCGAGAGTTACTACAAGTTCAAGGCCGGCAACTTCGACGTGAAAAGCGGCTTGCTGGTCGATACCCTCGGCAGCGGCGACAAGGTCTCGTTCGTCGACAAGATCAATTCGCGCCGCTACCATAACGGCCTCGCCAACGACTACAACCGCGACAAAAAAGAAGTTCCCGCTATAAAAACCACTTACTATATAAACAAGAAGATGAGCTGGGACTTCCATTACATGCCGGTGTTCCAGGCTAGCGAACTGCCGAGCATCTACAGCCGCTGGGCGACGGCCTTCCAGAAGGAGGCCGCCCGCATGACCCTGTTCGGCACCCCGCTGGTGCGCGAGGACGACACCCGCGTGCGCGAGCAGTATCACCTCGGCTTCAACAGCGCGTTCAAAAATTACGAGATACGATACCACTACCTCTGGCTCAAGGAGCGCCTGCCAGTGATCGACCTGACGCCGCGCGGCACCCTGCGCTCGGAATACCCGATCGACGAGACGTTCGCGGTCGACGGCAACGTGACGCTGTCGAAGGATTTTCTGATGCGCTACGAGATGGCCTGGTCGCCGACGAAGACGTTCGCATCGTGGCAGGACGGCCGCATCGGGCCGCGGTTCCAGAGCAACTTCTTCGGCATGCTGCTCGGTACCGACAAGACGTATCGCAACAACCTCTATCTCAACGTGCAGGGCATCGTCTCGCACATCTCCGACATGAAGACGAAAACGCCGTATCAGCTGAACCCGACCGAGTTCATGACGGCGCTTCAGCTGAAGAAAGGCTTCAAAAGCGAGACGTTCTTCATCGAGTTCAACGGCGTCGGCAACCTCTCGACCGGCGAATATATCCTGACCCCGCAGATGTCGCTCCAGCGCGGCGATTTCCTCAAGTTCGTCGGCGGCGTCCACGTGAACGGCAAATCGACCGACGCCCTCGGCCCCGTCGGCCAGTTCGACGAGAACAACACCCCCTTCCTCGAAACCCAGATCATCTTTTGAAGCCCGAAGGGGGCAAAACGCGGAACCAGGAGAGGAAAGGCCGCATTTTTCATCCGTCTTGTACGGCGGGGCGAAATGGCGTATCGTATGAGACGTCATGAACCGCA
Coding sequences:
- a CDS encoding NfeD family protein, with translation MDGMFWLEVLLVTTLLGKCFTMFVFPRVLSRWLALNHKMTSEEGYVAAPDLSSLLGCEGVAATDLRPSGKADFDGRKLDVTTRQGFLKKGSRIKVIECCAGSLYVEETGGPDRESARP
- a CDS encoding SpoIIE family protein phosphatase — encoded protein: MTPSQPGRPSAATSPMLRFLVFFLVFVGVPLACAWTLSAFYYDREEKARAEAFQQRMEPLLPRIAAYADVPLQLRRHFGHLRDFFIRRRFEPEAWPRVVRRLSQRWGFAWDVYQYSANGELVTPRTMRVKARTIMARFWRYLLCGDYNSIQGQLNAVRALFGQKYIGMHHQRETLIRFRGQTGQGYVFWDIDPFSSEGGLLFACWDPPSPITLLRHALPGLHLPPGARLFAQHRDGVLIPLWGDPASAAMELLPHAVAAGHHPFQRLDDRTWLRMSAGDYTYFLGVVESPLDGPLTRLPAHAFIFLAGFAGLLWGIRWIVLGRDTWVSIRVKLLLLFLYALAIPFMVILALSYSTFLETRRSMIEDARKAGEDALKSADDGFLYEPQRFRRYMDVYRQQFRQPASLGRFQQLTAIGLARQHFQELALRDGSGKVFIEAGGQMTRDAITTRVMDQMFRDAAQQYVPDRTIQTAEPPKAALNDYIVESITESSEIGISEILNSPGGVRELVFPKFEVFLYWDFYSEPDSPAVFIAGSIPKLKVQQRYLQRTFLTPRSPGDRGIRLFAVEDASDRWSPEPGRSSADLRFLALRVRQAQDVQVDRLTWQGRPWIAVGQPGRQLQGYSLIALVPEEPIRKTLAELRGTIYLGLLAAFVITLLLGWVLADTFLGPIGGLGRGLLALKAQDTKFRLTTFQKDELGDLSHTFNEMMETLQEMNAGKQVQEQLFPKAPLTLGEFRVTGLSRPATHLGGDYFDYAKISEDQLLVLVGDVTGHGIPAALIMAMSKAIVTSFAGPTSTPEDLLTRLNATITSVMRRKRLMTLCLLWVDTSSGEIRYFQHGHPPLLLWRPDGTAEIVEAKGLPVGVGQTFKVQPVSVVLNPGERLVMYTDGLVESLGTGVGNDLFIEFQKFVAGQAWRPLDEACSGLLQEHPFTKTGAAQPDDFTIVILERAAPSSERAS
- a CDS encoding outer membrane lipoprotein-sorting protein, which codes for MKRLWFAGILVAAVMFFGQSLWAMTADEVLQGVEDRYVGKTSKADTDMVLISADGGKRTRKLDIYRQKADNDNKDNFIHFLSPADIKDTTYLVNEKNRQREKRIYLSAMKNIRRIVSDDYGMAFVSSDFTYEDMDDIHASDYACSNLREEKLGEEAVWVIDTVKKDGKTSYAKTNLYVSKDKMVILKAVMYDKKNPEKAIKEMVASNLEKIQDIWTPRLVEMKDLRKNTSTQLKINDIKYDIQLDAETFSERNMKKS